The Fimbriimonadaceae bacterium nucleotide sequence TCGGAGCTCCGGCCCATCGGCCCGTGCCTCTCTGAGCTGAACGAGAGGTACGACGGCCAAGGCCCGAAAGGGACTTCCGGCCCGCGGATCCCCTTGCTCAGCCGCATCCTCTCCGTCCTCCTCGCCATCTTCCTCGAGCACGGACGGAGCCTTCGCACCGATCCGGGCCGCTTCGACCCCGAAGTCGTGGCGATCGTAGGGCGTGTGGAAGCTGCGGCATAGGGCGGGACCGGGGCGCTCCGGGCGAAAGCGGTGCTATACTCTGTGGCCCGCTCGACTGGGTTTTCCAGTGGGCGTTTTTCGGTGAATCAAATGTACGCGATCGTGAAAACGGGTGGCAAGCAGTTCAAGGCCGCCAAGGACGAGGCCCTGATCGTTGAGAAGATCGAGGGCGAGCCGGGTACGGACATCGTGCTCGACGAGGTGGTCATGGTCGTGGACGGCGACAACGTCACCGTCGGCAGCCCCTTCGTGAAAGGAGCCAAGGTCCGGGCGCAGATCGTGCGCCAGGGCAAGGCCAAGAAGATCGATGCGTACAACTACAAGCCGAAGAAGAACATTCGGAAGCGGTGGGGCCATCGCCAGCCGCAGACCCACCTGAAGATCGTCGAGGTCATCGGAGGTAAGTAATGGCACATAAGAAAGGGCAAGGCTCAACGAAGAACGGTCGCGACTCGAACTCGCAACGGCTCGGCGTAAAGCGCTACGGCGGCGAGGTCGTCAAAGCCGGCTCGATCCTGGTCCGCCAGCGCGGCACCAAGTTTTATCCCGGCCCCGGGGTCGGCATCGGCAACGACCACACGCTCTTCGCCATGATCCACGGCGAAGTCAAGTTCGAGGGCCCGAAGAACCGACGCCGCATCGCGGTCTACGCCCACCAGGCCAACTGACTTCTCAGACATCGTCCGCTCGGGCTAAAGAACGCCTGAGCGGACGATGTCTTTTAGCATCAGCAACCCGACCACGCCCTCGCCTTCCAGAACGGGCAGCTCGCCGATCTTCTTCGGCAAGTTCTGGAAGAACTCCACCGCCTCGACCAAGAGCAGGTCGGCCGGAATCGTCGCCGGGTTCTTTGTCATGATCTCCCCCGCCGTCCCCTTCAAGGGTTCGGCCGAGTTCAGGAAGTGACGGCGAAGGTCACCGTCCGACACAAACCCCGTTAAGCGGCCCCCATCCACCACGCACGCTCCGCCCGCGCCCGCCCGGGTGATCATCCCCATGAGGTCGACCACCGGGGTGGCAGGGGTGGCCAGAGGGAGGTCGTCACCGGTTCGCATGACGTCCCGGACGCGCAGCGTCAACCGCCGCCCAAGCGCGCC carries:
- the rpmA gene encoding 50S ribosomal protein L27; translated protein: MAHKKGQGSTKNGRDSNSQRLGVKRYGGEVVKAGSILVRQRGTKFYPGPGVGIGNDHTLFAMIHGEVKFEGPKNRRRIAVYAHQAN
- the rplU gene encoding 50S ribosomal protein L21 → MYAIVKTGGKQFKAAKDEALIVEKIEGEPGTDIVLDEVVMVVDGDNVTVGSPFVKGAKVRAQIVRQGKAKKIDAYNYKPKKNIRKRWGHRQPQTHLKIVEVIGGK